One genomic segment of Erpetoichthys calabaricus chromosome 7, fErpCal1.3, whole genome shotgun sequence includes these proteins:
- the LOC114654163 gene encoding uncharacterized protein K02A2.6-like, producing the protein MQVTSGLSIFPKQEKLNSLLVHYAQVFQEGIGTLKHIKAHIAVEEDAQPKFHKARPVPYAIRPKVEAELKRLEGQGVLSKVNWSEWATPIVSVIKKNGAVRICGDFKVTINPVLYVDQYPLPRIEDIFASLAGGEYFSKIDLSQAYLQMELEESSKKYLTINTHKGLFRYNRLVFGVSSAPAMWQRAMDQVLQGIPGTQCYLDDITVTGTDNSAHLTNLEAVLTRLSEFGLKANKSKCQFFRDSLEYCGHIIDKNGLHKSPDKIDAVLKAPQPENVTQLRSFLDLVNYYHRFLPNLSTVLHPLNCLLQKGSKWEWSQDCEQVFNTAKQLITSDEVLTHFNPKLPLRLACDASPYGIGAVLSHKMLDGTERPIAFASRSLSPAEKNYAQIDREGLSLVWTVKKFNQYLYGKHFTLVTDHQPLIAIFNPHKCVPTMAAARLQRWSLFLGDHDYQIEFRGTKQHANADGLSRLPCEFKGTQNLSDPAEIFHLTQLEPLPITSAQIQKETSRDPTMAKLFVLIIKGWPSRSDADLPEYSNRREQLSVCQGCIMWGTRVIVPPKLHTKILEALHEGHLGVVKMKSLAQSYIWWPGIDLQIENLAKSCTGCQQTRRQPQRLPEQLVSDNGTQFTSAEFQAFVKKNGIKHITSVPYHPATNGLAECFIQSFKLSMKAMEKEKESLHMKIASFLLAYRNTAHSTTVLARDYRHSNQKWQPGTIVSKTGPLTYTVQVGHDTVWRRHIDQLLDAQAQEDTSQDKAEELIIPQNSNEFTFLTPDSSLAAGESQPQESAESTSSQMSAPPTQERRYPERIRKPPERLNLSSILMY; encoded by the exons atgcaGGTCACCTCAGGACTGAGCATATTTCCTAAGCAAGAAAAGCTGAATTCACTATTAGTTCACTATGCACAGGTGTTCCAAGAGGGAATTGGGACTCTCAAACATATCAAGGCACACATTGCAGTGGAAGAGGATGCACAGCCAAAGTTCCATAAGGCTCGCCCTGTACCATATGCTATTCGCCCTAAGGTTGAGGCAGAGCTCAAGCGTTTAGAAGGACAGGGTGTCCTCTCCAAAGTCAATTGGTCTGAGTGGGCAACACCCATCGTGTCTGTGATCAAGAAAAATGGTGCTGTACGTATCTGTGgtgactttaaagtcacaataaATCCTGTACTATATGTCGACCAATATCCTCTACCACGCATAGAGGATATCTTTGCCTCACTTGCTGGTGGCGAGTACTTTTCAAAGATAGATTTGTCCCAAGCATATTTACAGATGGAATTAGAGGAGTCATCTAAAAAGTACCTCACTATTAATACTCACAAGGGACTCTTCCGTTATAACAGACTGGTTTTTGGAGTTTCGTCTGCTCCTGCTATGTGGCAGAGAGCAATGGATCAGGTGCTACAGGGCATCCCTGGTACTCAGTGTTACTTAGATGACATAACTGTAACTGGTACAGATAATAGTGCACATCTGACGAACCTTGAAGCAGTCCTTACTAGGCTGTCAGAATTTGGActgaaagcaaataaaagtaaatgccaATTCTTTAGGGACTCCTTAGAATACTGTGGACATATTATTGATAAGAATGGCCTCCATAAATCCCCAGACAAGATTGATGCTGTCCTGAAGGCACCTCAGCCTGAAAATGTGACCCAGTTACGTTCTTTCCTGGACCTTGTAAATTACTACCATCGATTTTTGCCAAATCTTTCAACAGTgttgcatccactaaactgttTGCTACAAAAAGGAAGCAAATGGGAATGGTCACAAGATTGTGAACAAGTGTTTAATACTGCCAAACAGCTGATTACATCTGATGAAGTGCTGACACATTTTAATCCAAAGTTGCCATTGCGCCTGGCTTGCGATGCATCACCTTATGGCATTGGTGCTGTTCTTTCTCATAAGATGCTTGATGGCACAGAACGACCAATTGCTTTTGCATCAAGGTCTCTAAGTCCTGCTGAAAAGAATTATGCACAGATAGACAGGGAAGGTCTAAGCCTAGTGTGGACGGTAAAGAAATTTAATCAATACCTATATGGTAAACATTTCACATTAGTTACTGATCATCAGCCCTTAATTGCTATTTTCAATCCTCATAAGTGTGTTCCAACCATGGCTGCAGCACGCTTACAACGATGGTCTTTGTTTTTAGGCGACCATGACTACCAAATTGAATTCAGAGGCACAAAACAACATGCAAATGCAGATGGACTTTCCCGTCTACCTTGCGAGTTTAAGGGAACTCAAAACCTTTCCGATCCAGCTGAAATTTTCCATCTAACACAACTGGAGCCCTTACCCATTACAAGTGCTCAAATTCAGAAAGAGACAAGTCGAGATCCCACTATGGCCAAATTATTTGTCTTGATAATAAAAGGTTGGCCTTCTAGAAGTGATGCTGATCTCCCTGAGTACTCAAATCGACGTGAGCAGTTATCAGTTTGTCAAGGATGCATTATGTGGGGCACAAGAGTGATTGTACCACCCAAACTTCATACAAAAATACTTGAGGCACTTCATGAAGGTCATTTAGGTGTTGTAAAGATGAAAAGCTTAGCCCAAAGCTACATATGGTGGCCTGGAATTGACCTTCAAATAGAGAATCTGGCCAAGTCATGCACAGGATGCCAACAGACTCGGCGACAGCCCCAAA GACTTCCAGAACAACTAGTCAGTGACAATGGAACTCAGTTTACATCTGCTGAGTTCCAGGCATTTGTAAAAAAGAATGGCATTAAGCACATCACCTCTGTTCCTTACCATCCTGCAACAAATGGTCTAGCTGAATGTTTTATTCAGTCCTTCAAACTATCTATGAAAGccatggaaaaggaaaaagagtcGCTACATATGAAAATTGCAAGCTTCCTTCTAGCCTATCGAAACACAGCTCACTCAACCACAG TGCTTGCTAGAGACTACCGACACTCAAATCAGAAATGGCAACCTGGTACGATTGTGTCAAAGACTGGTCCACTGACATACACAGTGCAGGTGGGGCATGATACAGTCTGGCGCAGACATATCGACCAGCTTCTAGATGCACAAGCTCAGGAAGACACATCACAAGACAAGGCTGAGGAGCTGATCATTCCTCAGAACTCAAATGAGTTTACCTTCTTGACACCTGATTCATCCCTTGCTGCTGGTGAATCTCAGCCTCAAGAATCTGCTGAATCAACCTCATCTCAAATGTCTGCTCCACCTACACAAGAAAGACGCTATCCTGAGAGGATTCGTAAACCTCCTGAAAGGTTGAACTTGTCGTCGATATTAATGTACTAA